In a genomic window of Telopea speciosissima isolate NSW1024214 ecotype Mountain lineage chromosome 5, Tspe_v1, whole genome shotgun sequence:
- the LOC122662031 gene encoding pentatricopeptide repeat-containing protein At5g48910-like has translation MLCGEFVEPNGLTFPSVLKACTKMAKVEEGMQRHGQVIKRGLESDEFIASNLLRLNVVCGLMKEAFLLFNKSRECDESFKDLNFNQDAFGGNDFSNSITEKRKQEGIVVLYNVMIDGCMRHGDFEAARKLFDEMPQRSIVSWNGILAGYAQNGFFKDALEIFP, from the coding sequence ATGCTTTGTGGTGAATTCGTCGAACCCAATGGCTTGACCTTCCCTTCCGTGTTGAAAGCATGTACTAAGATGGCCAAAGTCGAAGAAGGAATGCAAAGACATGGTCAGGTAATAAAGCGTGGATTAGAATCCGACGAGTTTATTGCTAGTAACCTTTTAAGGTTGAATGTGGTTTGTGGGCTCATGAAGGAGGCTTTCTTATTGTTCAACAAGAGCCGTGAATGTGATGAATCATTCAAAGATTTGAATTTTAATCAGGATGCATTTGGTGGTAACGATTTTAGCAACTCAATAACGGAAAAGAGGAAGCAAGAGGGAATTGTGGTTTTGTATAATGTGATGATCGATGGATGTATGAGACATGGGGATTTCGAAGCTGCACGGAAATTGTTTGATGAGATGCCCCAAAGAAGTATAGTATCTTGGAATGGAATTCTAGCTGGTTATGCACAAAATGGATTCTTCAAGGACGCCTTGGAGATCTTCCCGTAG
- the LOC122662030 gene encoding magnesium-dependent phosphatase 1 gives MGDERVKDEALRILGLFQVLPRLVVFDLDYTLWPFYCECRSKREMPSLYPHAKGIMYALKDKGVDIVIASRSPTPDIAKTFLDKLGLQSMFVAQEIFSSWTHKTEHFQRIHRRTGVPFDSMLFFDDEDRNIDTVSKMGVTSILVGNGVDLGALRQGLTMFTQNSSSSGRNSRK, from the exons ATGGGAGACGAGAGGGTTAAAGATGAAGCTCTGAGGATACTGGGTCTCTTCCAAGTTCTTCCTCGATTGGTCGTCTTTGATCTCGATTACACTCTATGGCCTTTCTACTG TGAATGCCGCTCCAAACGTGAGATGCCATCTCTATATCCACATGCTAAAGGTATAATGTATGCACTTAAGGACAAGGGAGTTGACATAGTGATTGCTTCTAGATCACCAACACCTGATATAGCGAAGACATTTCTTGACAAATTGGGGTTACAGTCCATGTTTGTGGCCCAG GAGATCTTCTCTAGCTGGACCCATAAGACAGAGCATTTCCAAAGAATCCATAGGAGGACAGGGGTGCCATTTGATTCAATGCTGTTTTTCGATGATGAGGATAGGAACATTGATACA GTTTCAAAAATGGGAGTGACCAGCATTTTGGTGGGTAATGGGGTAGACCTGGGAGCTTTGAGGCAGGGGCTTACAATGTTCACACAAAATTCATCGTCATCTGGCAGAAACAGCCGAAAGTGA
- the LOC122662029 gene encoding uncharacterized protein At4g38062, whose amino-acid sequence MDDVYKELDELKTAMEKIREDYRIKTDLSESLRRAHNEQLIKLHEAKSEIEKQAQELNAKADEISLARQMYDNLKSSWSEKESVLLHLRSANDKLRANSAETVHKLEGENRELLSALDEANMKSKDQEEKILVYKQEIECLKGLLSVSQKKHHEAEQKAQVSKELRQRDDLLQDLEEKRRKIEEQLKWKKEQFQHLEEAHGKLQDQYGVSKREWEQEKFMLLDEISSLQTSLDSQTRISQDLQSRLQMCNQALAHEESRRKFLEVQLSESKTCYENVLMEHQDAKSKIEGLAIQRDEEVAALRNALGKKETLFKEMEFKKSHLEQDNQELRRCLKELQEDQIYKAGAVSSQTRLRNKLKSLEHVHKECSKNLKTRESKWNSQMDKMTKEMNDIRTELNSKNAQIQELHVELEGCYSSMLQLTLHNEEISVMLILLQSSISEASTKLANVKVEMGLQEKNTIEQIAHLTEQLEKNNMLVEAHAVIEKECKKAASLVMKIEPLDLIEQQNLVMQNELQRCKEMLEESSGCQLRLKEEALQMQNALKEELRKVSEALDQMNSELAEKIHESCEIEFEMERWKAVAERLKSCVDENQEIRREMEASLLAQAEIEQTLKLEKESLLRIVEEKDKKIDALDQQIVLLRQQFVIKEAETSTLARMETEKAFKQEKENFLRVAEEKEKSIGNLQKEIAWLEQEFMGRELEGTILARIEAEKTFEEEKDRLLRATEEKEKSIKNLQQLIMSMKNDSDRSVEASILSGLAEKQAEVDILRKAWEKITAAKLLAEVEIQEKNLLIVELDGKISNLMQKLESQEKYLFTSKQIIEQLEAALQEKQSETETLMGQLFKLKTSEGLIEELESEKRIFVSDIMTLSSEKEELKALIEVLWDRINQFSSEDAELLGRLGMIVQSFDQENEAGMDLPLDDEIYDPSQENFDAPLASTEKRVEVSTAGRSPLKELNN is encoded by the coding sequence ATGGATGACGTTTATAAAGAACTGGATGAACTTAAAACTGCAAtggagaagatcagggaagactACAGGATCAAAACAGACCTGTCTGAGAGCTTGAGGAGAGCCCACAATGAGCAACTCATCAAATTACATGAAGCAAAATCTGAGATAGAGAAGCAGGCCCAAGAATTAAATGCAAAAGCAGATGAAATATCTCTTGCAAGGCAAATGTATGATAATCTCAAATCCTCTTGGAGCGAAAAGGAGTCAGTACTTTTGCATCTGAGATCGGCAAATGATAAACTTCGAGCTAATTCTGCAGAAACGGTGCATAAGTTGGAAGGAGAGAACAGAGAACTATTATCTGCTTTAGATGAAGCAAACATGAAAAGCAAAGATCAAGAGGAAAAGATCCTTGTGTACAAGCAGGAGATTGAATGTCTAAAGGGACTCTTGTCTGTTTCACAAAAGAAGCATCATGAAGCAGAACAAAAAGCCCAAGTGTCTAAAGAACTGAGACAGAGAGATGATCTGTTACAGGACctagaggagaaaagaaggaaaattgaAGAACAGCTCAAGTGGAAGAAAGAACAGTTTCAACATCTTGAAGAAGCTCATGGGAAGCTTCAAGATCAGTATGGGGTGAGTAAAAGGGAGTGGGAACAAGAGAAATTTATGCTGCTTGATGAGATTTCCTCATTGCAGACAAGCTTGGATTCTCAGACTAGAATCTCACAAGACCTTCAGTCCCGATTACAGATGTGCAATCAAGCTCTAGCTCATGAAGAAAGCCGGAGAAAGTTTCTGGAAGTTCAATTGTCTGAGTCAAAAACATGCTATGAGAATGTTTTAATGGAACATCAAGACGCAAAATCAAAAATTGAAGGCTTGGCAATTCAAAGGGATGAAGAAGTTGCAGCCCTGAGAAATGCATTAGGCAAGAAAGAGACTCTCTTCAAAGAAATGGAATTCAAAAAAAGTCATCTTGAGCAAGATAATCAGGAGTTGCGAAGATGTCTCAAAGAACTGCAGGAAGATCAGATTTATAAAGCAGGAGCTGTCTCTTCACAAACAAGGCTACGAAACAAACTTAAAAGTTTGGAGCACGTGCACAAAGAGTGTTCCAAAAATCTCAAAACCAGGGAGTCCAAATGGAATTCCCAAATGGACAAAATGACCAAAGAGATGAATGATATTAGAACTGAATTAAATTCTAAGAATGCACAGATACAGGAGCTCCACGTGGAACTAGAAGGTTGCTATTCTTCAATGTTGCAGTTAACGTTGCACAATGAAGAAATTTCAGTGATGCTTATCTTGTTACAGTCAAGTATTTCGGAGGCTTCTACAAAGCTTGCAAATGTGAAAGTTGAAATGGGACTGCAAGAAAAAAATACTATAGAACAGATTGCCCATCTGACAGAGCAGTTGGAGAAGAACAACATGTTGGTTGAAGCCCATGCCGTGATTGAAAAAGAATGTAAGAAAGCAGCATCATTAGTGATGAAAATTGAGCCCTTGGATCTTATTGAGCAGCAGAACTTAGTTATGCAGAACGAGCTTCAGAGGTGCAAAGAAATGTTGGAGGAATCATCTGGCTGCCAGCTTCGCTTGAAAGAAGAAGCTTTGCAGATGCAAAATGCTCTAAAAGAGGAACTGAGAAAAGTTTCTGAAGCTTTGGACCAAATGAATTCCGAATTGGCAGAAAAAATCCATGAAAGCTGTGAAATTGAGTttgaaatggagaggtggaAAGCTGTTGCTGAACGCCTGAAAAGTTGTGTTGATGAAAACCAGGAAATCCGCAGAGAAATGGAAGCTTCCCTTCTTGCACAAGCAGAAATTGAGCAAACCCTCAAGCTGGAAAAAGAGAGCCTTCTCCGAATTGTAGAAGAGAAGGACAAAAAGATAGATGCTCTTGATCAACAAATTGTTTTACTCAGACAACAATTTGTGATAAAAGAAGCAGAAACTTCCACTCTGGCAAGAATGGAGACAGAGAAAGCCTTCAagcaggagaaagagaactttCTTCGAGTTgcagaagaaaaggaaaagagcatAGGCAATCTGCAGAAAGAGATTGCTTGGCTGGAGCAAGAGTTCATGGGAAGAGAACTGGAAGGCACAATTCTTGCTCGCATAGAAGCAGAGAAAACCtttgaggaagagaaagataggCTTCTCCGTGCTacagaagagaaagagaagagcatAAAAAATCTCCAACAACTGATTATGTCAATGAAAAATGATTCTGATAGGTCAGTTGAGGCCTCTATTCTTTCAGGACTTGCAGAGAAACAGGCTGAGGTTGACATACTTCGCAAAGCTTGGGAGAAGATCACTGCTGCAAAGCTTCTAGCTGAAGTAGAGATTCAAGAGAAGAATTTGCTGATTGTCGAACTGGATGGGAAAATTAGCAACTTAATGCAGAAACTGGAATCACAAGAGAAATATTTGTTTACTTCAAAGCAAATTATAGAACAGCTTGAAGCTGCATTGCAAGAAAAACAGTCAGAAACAGAGACACTCATGGGTCAACTCTTCAAGCTCAAAACTTCAGAGGGCCTAATAGAAGAGCTCGAGTCTGAGAAAAGAATTTTTGTTTCTGACATCATGACATTGTCATCCGAGAAAGAAGAATTGAAGGCTCTCATCGAGGTGCTTTGGGACCGGATCAATCAGTTCTCCAGTGAAGATGCAGAATTATTGGGAAGGTTGGGAATGATAGTACAGAGTTTTGACCAAGAGAATGAGGCAGGGATGGATTTGCCTCTGGATGATGAGATCTATGACCCAAGCCAAGAGAATTTTGATGCCCCTCTTGCATCCACAGAAAAAAGAGTTGAAGTGAGCACTGCTGGAAGGTCGCCATTGAAAGAGTTGAACAACTAG